One window of Thermacetogenium phaeum DSM 12270 genomic DNA carries:
- a CDS encoding hydrogenase large subunit, whose amino-acid sequence MNPQTEPVKSNGKKEEVESLRSGFGQAILDETWQTPDQVTLTVDLDYLPQVVAAAYYRLGGWLSSVIGNDERRLNGAFALYYVLSMEHERPEENFWLTIKALVPPEKLEFPSVTPLVPAAAWYERDVRDLLGIHPVNHPDPRRLVLPDDWPDGLHPLRKDAMDYRFRPEAATDEETYEFVNVEGEGIMEVPLGPLHVTSDEPGHFRLFVDGETIVDADYRLFYCHRGLEKLAENRMDYDQVHFLAERICGICGYAHSIAYTTAVERAIGLEVPERARYLRTILLEVERLHSHLLNLGLACHFTGFDSGFMQFFRVREKAMRIAEILSGARKTYGVNLIGGVRRDILKEERDQVVDLLAECRRETDDLIAILLNTPNLRKRTVGVGVLDRKVARDFSPVGPNVRGSGFQRDTRSDHPYLAYDSIPWEVVTAEGCDVFSRVLVRAKEVYETFNIIQHCLQELPGGPVLVEGFTYKPHRYALGYVEAPRGEDIHWVMTCDNQKLYRWRPRASSYNNWPAIRFMLRGNAISDAPLIIASIDPCYSCTERVTVVDIKKKKAKDISYKELERYCIEKKDSPLKG is encoded by the coding sequence ATGAATCCTCAAACCGAGCCTGTGAAGAGCAACGGGAAAAAAGAAGAGGTCGAATCCCTGCGCAGCGGCTTCGGCCAAGCAATATTAGATGAAACCTGGCAGACCCCCGACCAGGTCACCCTGACCGTGGACCTGGACTACCTGCCGCAGGTGGTGGCCGCTGCTTACTACCGGCTGGGGGGCTGGCTGTCCTCCGTCATCGGGAATGACGAACGCCGGCTCAACGGAGCATTCGCCCTCTATTATGTTCTGTCCATGGAGCACGAGCGGCCCGAAGAAAACTTCTGGCTGACCATCAAGGCACTCGTCCCACCGGAGAAACTGGAGTTTCCTTCGGTAACCCCGCTGGTCCCTGCAGCGGCCTGGTACGAGCGGGACGTTCGCGACCTTCTGGGGATCCACCCTGTGAACCACCCGGACCCGCGCCGGCTGGTGCTCCCTGACGACTGGCCGGACGGCCTCCATCCCCTGAGAAAGGATGCGATGGACTACCGCTTCCGCCCCGAGGCGGCCACGGACGAGGAAACCTACGAGTTCGTAAATGTGGAAGGTGAGGGGATTATGGAGGTCCCCCTCGGCCCCCTTCACGTAACCTCCGACGAACCCGGCCACTTCCGCCTCTTTGTGGACGGAGAAACCATCGTCGACGCCGACTACCGGCTCTTCTACTGTCACCGCGGCCTGGAAAAGCTGGCGGAAAACCGCATGGATTACGATCAGGTTCACTTCCTGGCGGAGCGCATCTGCGGAATCTGCGGCTACGCCCACTCCATCGCCTACACCACGGCGGTGGAAAGGGCCATCGGGCTGGAGGTGCCCGAGCGTGCCCGCTACCTGAGGACGATCCTTTTGGAGGTGGAGAGGCTCCACAGCCACCTTCTGAACCTGGGGCTGGCCTGCCACTTCACCGGTTTCGACAGCGGCTTCATGCAGTTCTTCCGGGTGCGGGAAAAGGCCATGAGAATAGCCGAGATCCTCAGCGGAGCCCGGAAAACCTACGGAGTGAATCTGATCGGGGGTGTCCGCCGGGATATTCTCAAGGAGGAAAGAGACCAGGTGGTCGACCTGCTGGCAGAGTGCCGCCGGGAAACGGATGACCTGATCGCCATCCTGCTGAACACACCCAACCTGCGCAAGAGGACGGTGGGAGTCGGGGTACTGGATCGAAAGGTCGCCCGGGACTTCAGCCCGGTCGGCCCCAACGTCCGGGGTTCCGGTTTTCAACGGGACACCAGGAGCGATCACCCCTACCTGGCCTACGACAGCATCCCGTGGGAGGTCGTCACCGCGGAGGGATGTGATGTATTCTCCCGCGTCCTGGTCAGGGCGAAGGAGGTCTACGAGACCTTCAACATCATTCAACACTGCCTGCAGGAGCTGCCGGGCGGCCCGGTGCTTGTCGAGGGGTTCACCTACAAGCCACACCGTTATGCCCTCGGCTATGTCGAGGCACCCCGCGGAGAGGACATCCACTGGGTGATGACCTGTGATAACCAGAAGCTCTACAGGTGGCGGCCGCGGGCATCAAGCTACAACAACTGGCCGGCGATCCGCTTCATGCTGCGGGGGAACGCGATCTCCGACGCCCCCCTCATCATAGCCTCCATCGACCCCTGCTACTCCTGCACCGAGAGGGTAACGGTGGTGGACATCAAGAAAAAAAAGGCCAAAGACATTTCTTATAAGGAACTGGAGCGGTACTGCATCGAGAAAAAGGACTCTCCTCTTAAGGGATAG
- a CDS encoding formate hydrogenlyase complex iron-sulfur subunit, translating to MIKLLRKVLQVGEATEKYPFTPATVSPGMRGKPEYHFQSCISCGACAGACPANAITLESDPDLGTRRWAIFYGRCIFCGRCEEVCPTGAITLSQDFELAAVNRDDLITTAEFRLTKCRACGRFFAPARELTYLLTSLMENGLPLEEAEEKRRLLRTCPECRRKISICNLRKATTGLTGKGVTR from the coding sequence ATGATCAAGCTTCTGAGAAAGGTGCTCCAGGTAGGGGAGGCCACGGAGAAGTACCCCTTCACCCCGGCAACGGTCTCCCCGGGGATGCGCGGCAAGCCGGAATATCACTTTCAGTCCTGCATCTCCTGCGGCGCCTGCGCCGGAGCCTGCCCCGCCAACGCCATCACCCTGGAAAGCGACCCGGACCTGGGCACCAGGAGGTGGGCGATCTTTTACGGCCGCTGCATTTTCTGCGGTCGCTGCGAAGAGGTCTGTCCAACCGGGGCCATCACCCTCTCCCAGGATTTCGAACTGGCTGCCGTGAACAGGGATGATCTGATCACGACGGCGGAGTTCCGGTTGACCAAGTGCCGGGCATGCGGACGCTTCTTTGCCCCGGCAAGGGAATTGACCTACCTCTTAACGTCCTTGATGGAAAACGGCCTGCCCCTGGAAGAAGCGGAAGAAAAACGCCGCCTTCTGCGAACCTGCCCGGAGTGCAGGAGGAAAATCAGCATCTGTAACTTAAGGAAAGCCACGACAGGCCTCACCGGAAAGGGGGTGACGAGATGA
- a CDS encoding NADH-quinone oxidoreductase subunit B family protein, which produces MNTAEQTGAAQQEQIEALKAKLLHDIRRSVYVYRIDCGGCNGCEIEIFASLTPLFDVERFGIKVVPSPRHADVLVYTGPMTRAMRLPALRAYRAAPDPKIVVAYGACGCSGGIFHDSYAVWGGAENLFPVDLYIPGCPPSPYATIYGFATVLGLLEQKIRGQQHRESEEEKGVELTVPAGINPNLRKEIERTARRLCGYWQGKRIAADYFKLLAESPDDVLDYRLEGYLSRKGDPRLTEVYRAIHRIYREWVNSRA; this is translated from the coding sequence ATGAACACGGCAGAACAAACCGGAGCAGCCCAGCAGGAGCAGATAGAGGCCCTCAAAGCGAAACTCCTGCATGACATCAGGCGCTCGGTCTACGTCTACCGCATCGACTGCGGGGGATGCAACGGGTGCGAGATCGAGATCTTCGCCTCTCTTACCCCTCTCTTTGACGTGGAGAGGTTCGGAATCAAAGTCGTCCCCTCCCCCAGACATGCCGATGTTCTCGTCTACACCGGCCCCATGACCAGGGCTATGCGCCTGCCGGCCTTAAGGGCCTACAGGGCCGCCCCGGACCCCAAAATCGTGGTGGCCTACGGGGCCTGTGGCTGCAGCGGGGGGATCTTCCACGACTCCTATGCCGTTTGGGGGGGAGCGGAGAACCTCTTCCCGGTGGATCTCTATATACCGGGCTGCCCCCCAAGCCCCTATGCGACCATCTACGGCTTTGCCACCGTTTTGGGGTTGCTGGAGCAGAAAATCAGGGGGCAGCAGCACAGGGAATCGGAAGAAGAAAAGGGGGTCGAGTTAACCGTTCCTGCCGGGATCAACCCGAACTTGCGCAAAGAAATCGAACGCACCGCCCGGCGCCTCTGCGGCTACTGGCAGGGGAAAAGAATCGCCGCCGACTACTTCAAACTGCTGGCGGAATCCCCGGATGACGTTCTCGATTACCGGCTGGAGGGGTACCTGAGCAGAAAAGGGGATCCGCGTCTGACAGAAGTCTACAGAGCCATTCACCGGATCTACAGGGAGTGGGTGAACAGCCGTGCCTGA
- a CDS encoding formate hydrogenlyase maturation HycH family protein translates to MPETVEFYRLNRKFVDSGEASPSSENLIYHSLALGHHIGVLDCFQKALVMPEKSFSRLTAGLPRSEGRRKLEGILKWREIEIRSEQAGPLLREVEQVVPTLPPEDKKGAQEFCDLLRLMEKEPTIYLVVRLT, encoded by the coding sequence GTGCCTGAAACAGTCGAATTCTATCGGCTCAACCGGAAGTTCGTCGACAGCGGGGAAGCATCCCCCAGCTCGGAAAACCTGATCTACCATTCCCTGGCTCTGGGACATCACATCGGTGTGCTCGACTGCTTCCAAAAGGCGCTGGTGATGCCGGAAAAAAGCTTCAGCCGCCTTACCGCCGGCCTTCCCCGGAGCGAAGGCCGGCGCAAGCTGGAGGGCATTCTGAAATGGAGGGAGATCGAAATCAGATCAGAGCAGGCAGGACCACTCCTCAGGGAAGTGGAACAGGTCGTCCCCACACTGCCACCTGAGGATAAAAAGGGAGCGCAGGAGTTCTGCGACCTGCTGCGCCTGATGGAAAAGGAACCGACGATCTACCTGGTGGTGAGGTTGACGTGA
- the hycI gene encoding hydrogenase maturation peptidase HycI: MKKLVLTVGNELMGDDAAGPLLAKLLEKNPLSNWEVIDGGTTPENYLYRIREMRPDLVLVVDAADMNLPPGSIRLIPPEAIGEHLLMTTHNLPLTYLIRALREFVPQVYLLGIQPRDVLFGLPAFIGVKKAVATVYEKLKQGDLNFDTL, encoded by the coding sequence GTGAAAAAGCTGGTGCTTACCGTTGGCAACGAACTGATGGGCGATGACGCCGCCGGCCCGCTGCTGGCAAAGCTTCTTGAGAAAAACCCGTTGAGCAACTGGGAGGTCATCGACGGAGGAACAACTCCGGAAAACTACCTTTACCGGATAAGGGAGATGCGGCCCGACCTGGTGCTGGTTGTGGACGCCGCAGACATGAACCTCCCTCCTGGGAGCATCCGTCTCATTCCTCCGGAGGCCATCGGGGAACACCTGCTGATGACCACCCACAACCTCCCCCTGACCTACCTGATCAGGGCGCTGAGGGAGTTCGTTCCCCAGGTCTACCTGCTGGGAATCCAGCCCCGGGATGTGCTGTTCGGGCTCCCCGCCTTCATCGGGGTAAAAAAGGCAGTCGCCACCGTCTACGAAAAGCTGAAGCAGGGCGATCTGAATTTCGACACCCTCTAA
- a CDS encoding histidine phosphatase family protein: MRLFLVRHGETKWNREEVFRGRIDVELSERGIEQARLTARALAGVQLAAVYAGPLSRARETARIIAGPHGLPVVIVEGLNDLDYGSWQGLSHQEVRECYPDVYWQWVSRPHAVRFEGGESLDDARRRAVAALEEIAARHRGQNVVAVSHRVINKILLLAFLGLDNSHFWEIKQDTCAVNIIEFHPDRYVICRLNDTCHINPLHQGMDAPDF; the protein is encoded by the coding sequence ATGAGGCTGTTCCTGGTGCGGCATGGGGAAACGAAGTGGAACCGGGAAGAGGTTTTTCGGGGTCGGATTGATGTGGAATTAAGCGAGCGCGGGATCGAGCAGGCCCGGCTGACGGCGCGGGCGCTGGCCGGTGTGCAGCTGGCAGCGGTTTATGCCGGCCCCCTCTCCAGGGCGCGGGAGACGGCGCGCATCATCGCCGGGCCGCACGGGCTGCCGGTCGTCATCGTTGAAGGACTGAACGACCTGGATTACGGGAGCTGGCAGGGCCTCAGCCATCAGGAGGTCAGGGAGTGCTACCCGGATGTTTACTGGCAGTGGGTATCCCGGCCCCACGCCGTCCGCTTCGAAGGTGGAGAGAGCCTGGATGACGCCCGCCGGCGGGCGGTGGCCGCTTTAGAGGAGATCGCCGCCCGCCACAGGGGGCAGAACGTGGTGGCCGTCAGCCACCGCGTCATCAACAAGATCCTGCTGCTGGCCTTCCTCGGTCTGGACAACTCCCACTTCTGGGAGATCAAGCAGGACACCTGCGCCGTCAACATCATCGAGTTTCATCCCGACCGTTACGTCATCTGTCGCCTCAACGACACCTGCCATATTAACCCACTTCATCAGGGAATGGATGCGCCGGATTTTTGA
- a CDS encoding helix-turn-helix transcriptional regulator: MPGDISYTPREVAELLKISRYTVYELIKRGELKAYRVGRKVRVEASDLEAFKWRARDDFSGVQPAPGVAPPTGGGPAAAGAPSPLAPSREPVIICGQDAVLDILERHLERVLPGCSCLRNHSGSSNGLFALYHRRANVATCHLWDGDTDEYNIPYIRRILPGQPVVVYNLVYRTAGFYVAGGNPLGITGWTDLVKPGIRFVNREPGSGCRVLLDEKLRRLGLDRHLVRGYERVEMTHLAVASCVARGEADVGLGAEAVAGQVKGIDFIPLQKERYDLVIRREDLNKPFARAILSILHSPDFRREVEGMGTYDISRMGDLIAEL; encoded by the coding sequence ATGCCGGGTGATATTTCCTATACCCCCAGAGAGGTGGCCGAACTCCTCAAGATCTCCCGCTATACCGTCTACGAACTGATCAAGCGGGGAGAACTGAAAGCTTACCGGGTGGGGCGTAAGGTACGGGTAGAGGCCTCCGACCTGGAGGCCTTTAAATGGAGGGCGCGGGATGATTTCTCAGGGGTACAGCCTGCTCCCGGGGTAGCGCCGCCAACCGGCGGGGGACCGGCCGCCGCGGGAGCACCCTCTCCCCTGGCCCCGTCCCGTGAGCCGGTAATCATCTGCGGCCAGGATGCCGTCCTGGACATTCTGGAAAGGCACCTGGAGAGGGTGCTCCCAGGGTGCAGCTGCCTGCGCAACCACAGCGGGAGCAGCAACGGCCTGTTCGCCCTTTATCACCGCAGGGCGAATGTGGCCACCTGCCACCTCTGGGACGGTGACACGGACGAATACAATATTCCTTACATCAGGCGCATTCTCCCCGGCCAACCGGTTGTCGTCTACAACCTGGTTTACCGCACCGCTGGGTTTTATGTGGCCGGGGGGAACCCCCTGGGGATCACCGGCTGGACCGACCTGGTCAAACCCGGTATCCGGTTTGTCAATCGGGAGCCCGGTTCCGGCTGCCGCGTCCTGCTGGATGAAAAGCTGCGCAGGCTGGGCCTCGACCGGCACCTGGTGCGGGGCTACGAGCGGGTGGAAATGACCCATCTGGCGGTGGCCAGCTGTGTCGCCCGTGGAGAGGCCGATGTGGGACTCGGTGCCGAGGCGGTGGCCGGGCAGGTGAAGGGGATCGACTTTATCCCCCTGCAGAAGGAGCGCTACGACCTGGTGATCCGCCGGGAGGACCTGAATAAGCCCTTCGCCCGGGCGATTCTGTCCATCCTCCATTCTCCGGATTTCCGCAGGGAGGTGGAGGGGATGGGCACCTATGACATTTCCCGGATGGGCGACCTCATCGCTGAACTTTAG
- the modA gene encoding molybdate ABC transporter substrate-binding protein — protein MKAHFLKKLAAEALLALLVVLAATGCGHQSGTGKPSTGVPQKQKEVIVSAAISLKDALEQIKKNYTEKYPEVKLTCNLGSSGSLQKQIEQGAPADLFISAGASQMDQLAAKGLIDTASRITLLGNELVLITPQNGPEIRDFSDLAGPAVKKIALGLPDTVPAGKYSQETLVNLKLWDRLQPKLVMANNVRQVLTYVETGDVDAGFVYRSDVLAGKNIRVALTVPDNLHKPIVYPAAVLKNARQKDEARKFLNYLASPEGMQVFEEYGFKSGKK, from the coding sequence ATGAAAGCTCATTTTTTGAAAAAGCTGGCTGCAGAAGCGCTGTTGGCGCTGCTGGTGGTATTGGCGGCAACGGGATGTGGCCACCAGAGCGGCACCGGCAAGCCGAGCACCGGGGTGCCGCAGAAGCAGAAAGAAGTTATCGTCTCGGCAGCCATCAGCCTGAAGGACGCTCTGGAGCAAATCAAAAAGAATTACACCGAGAAATACCCGGAGGTGAAGCTGACCTGCAACCTGGGCTCCTCCGGCAGCCTGCAGAAACAGATCGAGCAGGGAGCCCCGGCCGACCTGTTCATTTCCGCCGGAGCCAGCCAGATGGACCAGCTGGCCGCCAAAGGGCTGATCGATACCGCCAGCAGGATTACCCTCTTGGGCAACGAGCTGGTACTGATAACTCCCCAAAACGGCCCTGAGATCAGGGATTTCAGTGATCTGGCCGGCCCGGCGGTAAAGAAGATCGCCCTCGGACTTCCGGATACAGTACCGGCCGGCAAGTACAGCCAGGAAACCCTGGTCAACCTGAAGCTGTGGGACCGATTGCAGCCCAAACTGGTCATGGCCAACAATGTGCGCCAGGTGCTCACCTATGTGGAAACCGGGGATGTGGACGCCGGCTTCGTCTACCGCTCCGATGTCCTGGCGGGTAAAAACATCCGTGTTGCTCTGACAGTACCGGACAACCTGCACAAACCCATCGTCTACCCGGCGGCGGTGCTGAAAAATGCCCGCCAGAAGGATGAGGCCAGGAAGTTCTTAAACTACCTCGCCTCACCGGAGGGGATGCAGGTCTTCGAAGAGTACGGCTTCAAGTCGGGAAAGAAGTAA
- the modB gene encoding molybdate ABC transporter permease subunit, with amino-acid sequence MLDEKILIPALLSLRVAVLAVVLAFIAGVPVARLMAGRDFPGKEVVEAVLTLPLVLPPTVVGFGLLFLFGKHGPLGLLLEKLWGVSVVFNWWGAVVASTVVAFPLLYQTVRASFQSVDRNLENAARTLGAGEWRVFWTISLPLAWPGLVAGTVMAFARALGEFGATLMIAGNIPGRTQTVPLAIYAATESGENRIALVLVGIMTLLSFVFILGVNLWSRHRLKRWTIKEKLPRS; translated from the coding sequence ATGCTTGATGAAAAAATCCTGATACCAGCACTTTTATCCCTCAGGGTTGCCGTGCTGGCAGTGGTGCTGGCCTTCATCGCCGGGGTACCCGTGGCCAGGTTGATGGCCGGCCGGGACTTTCCCGGCAAGGAGGTGGTTGAGGCAGTCCTCACCCTCCCCCTGGTACTCCCACCTACAGTGGTGGGGTTCGGTCTCCTCTTCCTCTTCGGCAAGCACGGCCCCCTGGGCCTGCTACTGGAAAAGTTATGGGGAGTATCGGTGGTCTTCAACTGGTGGGGGGCGGTGGTGGCATCTACAGTGGTGGCCTTCCCCCTCCTCTACCAGACTGTCCGGGCGTCCTTCCAGTCGGTGGACCGGAACCTGGAAAACGCCGCCCGCACCCTGGGGGCCGGGGAATGGCGGGTCTTCTGGACCATCAGCCTACCCCTGGCCTGGCCGGGGCTGGTGGCAGGGACGGTGATGGCCTTCGCCCGAGCCCTGGGGGAATTCGGGGCAACCTTAATGATCGCCGGCAACATCCCCGGCCGGACCCAGACGGTGCCCCTGGCCATCTACGCCGCCACCGAGTCCGGAGAAAACCGCATCGCCCTGGTCCTGGTGGGGATCATGACCCTCCTCAGTTTCGTCTTTATCCTGGGGGTCAACCTCTGGAGCAGGCACAGGTTAAAGCGCTGGACCATAAAAGAGAAACTGCCCCGGAGCTGA
- a CDS encoding ATP-binding cassette domain-containing protein, translated as MENLLTVTIDKQLPSFRLRLNLRVLNEFLVVVGPSGAGKTTFLQCLSGLQRPERGEIVLNGRVLFSSANRINLPPRLRQVGYVFQDYALFPHLTVEQNAAYGMKKRRNGLEVQEMLEMLQISHLAKRYPGQISGGEQQRTALARALLADPKLLLLDEPLSALDHETRIKLRGELKTLQRRWDIPFILVTHDPEEAAVLGDRVVRLERGEVVWISTTRKRPDCTIRHG; from the coding sequence ATGGAAAATCTCTTGACCGTAACCATTGACAAGCAACTCCCCTCCTTCCGCCTCCGGTTGAATCTCCGGGTCCTGAATGAGTTTCTGGTGGTGGTTGGGCCCTCTGGGGCCGGAAAAACCACTTTTCTGCAGTGTCTCTCGGGGCTGCAGAGGCCGGAGCGGGGAGAGATCGTATTGAATGGTCGGGTGCTCTTTTCGAGCGCCAACAGGATCAATCTTCCTCCCAGGCTCCGCCAGGTAGGATACGTCTTCCAGGATTACGCCCTGTTCCCCCACCTGACCGTGGAGCAGAACGCCGCCTACGGTATGAAAAAGCGGCGGAACGGTCTGGAGGTACAGGAGATGCTGGAAATGCTGCAGATCAGCCATCTGGCCAAGCGCTACCCGGGACAGATCTCAGGCGGCGAACAGCAGCGTACCGCCCTGGCCCGGGCGCTCCTGGCCGACCCGAAACTCCTGCTCCTGGATGAGCCCCTCTCCGCCCTGGATCACGAAACCAGGATCAAGCTGCGGGGAGAGCTAAAGACCCTGCAGCGGCGCTGGGACATCCCCTTCATTCTGGTCACCCACGACCCGGAAGAGGCAGCCGTCCTGGGGGACCGGGTGGTGCGTCTGGAAAGGGGAGAGGTGGTTTGGATCTCCACCACCAGGAAACGCCCTGACTGTACAATCAGGCATGGATAG
- a CDS encoding SDR family NAD(P)-dependent oxidoreductase: protein MPVLKDKVAIVTGGSSGIGRSIALLFAEEGARLVVADIRENPREGGKPTHLEIQDKGGQAIFQPTDVSKIDDLKKMVDKTVATYQRLDILVNNAGIFMMKPITEVTEEEYDRMMAINVKGTYFAAKFAAEEMLKRGIKGTVINLSSIAGINGFAEATTYCTSKGAVTNLTRALAAELGSKGIRVNAINPGVIATQMTQVDVPVVGKFEVPLKRDGKTEEIAACALFLASDAASYVTGINLVADGGYTAV from the coding sequence ATGCCGGTACTAAAAGACAAGGTAGCCATAGTTACGGGAGGCAGCTCCGGGATCGGAAGGAGCATCGCCCTTCTATTCGCAGAAGAGGGTGCGCGCCTGGTCGTGGCGGACATCCGGGAGAACCCCCGGGAGGGGGGCAAACCCACCCATCTGGAAATCCAGGACAAGGGTGGGCAGGCCATCTTCCAGCCGACAGATGTCAGTAAAATCGACGACCTGAAAAAGATGGTGGACAAGACCGTTGCCACCTACCAGCGCCTGGACATCCTGGTGAACAACGCCGGGATCTTCATGATGAAACCCATCACCGAGGTGACGGAGGAAGAGTACGACAGAATGATGGCCATCAACGTCAAGGGAACCTACTTCGCCGCCAAGTTTGCGGCCGAAGAGATGCTGAAGCGCGGCATTAAGGGGACGGTCATCAATCTCTCCAGTATCGCCGGGATCAACGGGTTTGCAGAGGCCACAACCTACTGCACATCGAAGGGAGCGGTCACCAACCTGACAAGAGCGCTGGCAGCGGAACTGGGGTCGAAGGGGATCAGGGTCAATGCCATCAACCCCGGAGTGATCGCCACTCAGATGACCCAGGTCGATGTCCCCGTCGTTGGTAAGTTCGAAGTGCCCTTAAAGCGGGACGGAAAAACCGAAGAGATCGCCGCCTGTGCCCTCTTTCTGGCCAGCGATGCCGCCTCTTATGTCACCGGAATCAACCTGGTCGCCGACGGCGGCTACACGGCTGTCTGA